A window of Vigna unguiculata cultivar IT97K-499-35 chromosome 4, ASM411807v1, whole genome shotgun sequence contains these coding sequences:
- the LOC114181684 gene encoding WAT1-related protein At1g43650 produces MKSFLFRCVAIVEKNKPYVAMLFVQFVYAGMALLSKAAISKGMSPYVFVVYRQAFASVALSPFAFFDSKQPAPLSCNLLCKLFLVSLVGLTLSSNLYYVSINYTTATFAAASSNTVPAITFIMALLIRVETISIKRAHGIAKILGSILSLSGAITFALVKGPPLSFMKWYQQNQNQTPSTVVHYKVDIIKGPLMMLLANTTWSLWLILQGFVVKQYPAKLRLTALQCFFSFMQSTVVAVAVERHNPSAWKLGWDIHLLSVAYCGIVVTGICYWLQVCTIETKGPVFTAMFTPLALIITAIFSALLWKETLYLGSVGGTILLVVGLYSVLWGKSKESVKVENLEPQQTKEETRLECIVQH; encoded by the exons ATGAAGAGTTTTCTGTTTCGATGTGTGGCCATTGTGGAGAAAAATAAACCTTATGTTGCAATGCTTTTTGTTCAGTTTGTGTATGCAGGAATGGCTTTGTTGTCCAAAGCTGCAATTTCCAAGGGAATGAGCCCTTATGTGTTTGTTGTTTATAGACAAGCCTTTGCATCAGTTGCTCTCTCTCCCTTTGCTTTCTTTGACAG TAAGCAACCAGCTCCTTTGTCATGCAACTTGTTGTGCAAATTGTTCCTAGTTTCTCTTGTTGG GTTAACTCTGAGTTCAAACCTTTACTATGTTTCAATCAACTACACCACTGCAACATTTGCTGCAGCCTCCTCAAACACTGTCCCTGCCATTACCTTCATCATGGCTCTTTTAATTAg GGTGGAAACCATTTCCATAAAACGTGCACACGGTATAGCAAAGATTTTGGGGTCTATTCTAAGCCTTTCTGGGGCAATTACATTTGCTTTAGTGAAGGGACCTCCACTGAGTTTTATGAAATGGTATCAACAAAACCAGAACCAAACTCCTTCAACAGTTGTTCATTACAAAGTTGACATCATCAAAGGCCCTCTTATGATGCTCTTAGCAAACACTACATGGTCCTTGTGGCTTATCTTACAG ggATTTGTTGTGAAGCAGTACCCTGCAAAACTTCGTCTCACAGCTCTGCAATGCTTCTTCAGCTTCATGCAGTCTACTGTTGTGGCTGTTGCAGTTGAGAGGCACAATCCTTCGGCATGGAAGCTTGGATGGGATATTCATCTTCTTTCTGTGGCATACTGT GGTATAGTTGTAACAGGCATTTGTTATTGGCTGCAAGTCTGCACAATAGAAACTAAAGGCCCAGTTTTCACAGCAATGTTCACTCCTCTGGCTCTTATAATCACAGCAATATTCTCAGCATTATTGTGGAAAGAAACACTTTACTTGGGAAG TGTTGGTGGCACTATTTTACTAGTGGTTGGACTCTATAGTGTCCTATGGGGGAAGAGCAAGGAGAGTGTAAAAGTTGAAAACCTAGAACCTCAGCAAACAAAAGAGGAAACAAGATTGGAGTGCATTGTACAGCATTGA